A window from Glandiceps talaboti chromosome 15, keGlaTala1.1, whole genome shotgun sequence encodes these proteins:
- the LOC144446450 gene encoding complement C1q tumor necrosis factor-related protein 4-like, with amino-acid sequence MEYLIAILLLGVILRTVNTLETDGQCLNICTNSWPDTRGPQGPPGAPGISGPVGRQGEPGVKGQSGDPGTVGPQGPKGERGRNGKDGVGIQGLKGTKGDVGLSGQKGEKGESGVEKPSHYFAEFVKVAFSVKRETNLLGRSSDQVITYTDTILDENADIDLDTGVFTCTVPGIYYFSFNFWNWTGRSMEIELRHNNVTHFQLYMTSQRGMYQQQSNSGMLRLNRNDQVMLVLVSGENHGFSGGSGHNIFNGYLVYPE; translated from the exons ATGGAATATTTGATAGCAATTCTACTCCTTGGAGTAATTCTCCGAACTGTCAACACATTGGAAACTGATGGCCAGTGTCTAAATATCTGTACTAATTCCTGGCCTGACACTAGAGGGCCACAAGGACCTCCTGGTGCACCTGGTATTTCAGGACCTGTGGGAAGACAAG GTGAAcctggtgtcaaaggtcaaagtggTGATCCTGGAACGGTAGGACCACAAGGTCCCAAGGGAGAACGTGGACGTAATGGTAAAGATGGTGTCGGGATACAAGGTCTAAAAGGCACGAAAGGAGATGTCGGATTATCAGGACAAAAGGGAGAAAAGGGTGAAAGTGGGGTTGAAAAACCCTCACACTATTTTGCAGAGTTCGTCAAAGTTGCATTCAGCGTGAAAAGAGAGACAAATTTACTGGGAAGAAGTTCTGACCAAGTTATCACCTATACCGATACCATCCTGGATGAAAATGCCGACATTGACCTAGACACTGGGGTGTTTACCTGCACAGTACCTGGAATCTATTATTTCTCTTTCAATTTCTGGAACTGGACCGGCAGAAGTATGGAAATTGAACTGAGGCATAATAATGTGACACATTTTCAATTGTACATGACGTCTCAACGTGGCATGTACCAACAACAATCTAACAGTGGTATGTTACGTCTAAATCGAAATGACCAAGTCATGTTGGTGTTAGTTAGTGGTGAAAATCATGGTTTTTCAGGTGGTTCTGGTCACAACATATTCAATGGATATCTTGTGTATCCAGAATAA